In a genomic window of Gloeocapsopsis dulcis:
- a CDS encoding cache domain-containing protein, whose protein sequence is MLKFSRDLAASLNPHRSLKARFGLAIGIIAFVLSISASLIVGYAASEQIKVNVGQSLAELAYQMTDKLDRGMFERYRDLQIVSTLHVIRNPNSNLLEQRTLLEKLQSTYPNYAWIGLTDNQGIVQVSTGKLLEGISVAQRPWFIGGQQAPYVGDVHEALKLAKLLPNPSKEPLRFVDVAVPVVDLQGNPRGVLVVCQALIEG, encoded by the coding sequence ATGCTTAAGTTTTCACGCGACTTGGCGGCTAGTCTCAATCCACATCGCAGCCTCAAAGCCCGTTTTGGACTGGCAATTGGCATTATTGCCTTTGTACTCTCAATATCAGCCAGTTTAATTGTAGGATACGCGGCAAGCGAGCAAATCAAAGTCAATGTGGGTCAATCACTGGCAGAACTAGCATATCAGATGACTGACAAGCTAGATCGAGGGATGTTCGAGCGCTACCGCGATCTTCAAATCGTTAGCACGCTTCATGTGATTCGCAATCCCAACTCTAACCTGCTGGAGCAGCGCACACTCTTGGAAAAGCTGCAAAGTACTTATCCTAATTATGCGTGGATCGGTTTAACTGATAACCAGGGAATTGTTCAAGTGAGTACAGGGAAATTACTCGAAGGCATAAGTGTTGCTCAAAGACCTTGGTTTATTGGCGGGCAACAAGCCCCCTATGTAGGCGACGTACATGAAGCCCTCAAGCTGGCGAAATTACTGCCTAATCCTAGCAAGGAACCACTGCGCTTTGTAGATGTAGCGGTACCAGTGGTAGATCTTCAGGGTAATCCACGAGGCGTACTAGTGGTTTGTCAAGCTTTAATTGAGGGGTAG
- a CDS encoding IS630 family transposase (programmed frameshift) translates to MVKKYIVDLSVEERAELEQFSTTGRHAADQITRARILLKADSNQRGGSWHDKDIAAALDVGVTTVERVRRRFVEFGLKASLVRQPGGGRKQRCLNGEQEAHLVALVCSDAPNGRARWTMRLLADQMVQLGYVESVSHETVRQALKKTKLQPWRQECWVIPPEQNAEFVCQMESVLQVYQQCYHPDFPVVCLDEASKQLVKETVEPVAVKQRQPMRQDYKYERNGTANLFILCEPIVGWRHLKVTKRRTAVDYAYLLRDLVDIHYPDALLITVVQDNLNTHSPSSLYKAFEPAEARRILNRLEFCHTPKHGSWLNMAEIELSILARQCLNRRIPEFAVLQTEVAAWQEQRNHEQTWINWRFNTADARVKLHRLYPSIKA, encoded by the exons ATGGTAAAGAAATACATCGTTGACCTGAGTGTTGAAGAACGTGCTGAACTTGAGCAGTTCAGCACCACAGGACGACATGCTGCTGACCAGATCACCCGCGCTCGTATCCTACTCAAAGCAGATAGCAATCAGCGAGGGGGTAGTTGGCATGACAAGGACATAGCAGCAGCATTGGATGTAGGAGTGACAACGGTAGAGCGGGTGCGCCGTCGCTTTGTTGAGTTCGGTCTAAAAGCTTCCTTGGTGCGGCAACCAGGTGGAGGCCGCAAGCAACGCTGCTTAAATGGCGAACAAGAAGCACATTTAGTTGCGTTAGTGTGCAGTGATGCTCCAAACGGTCGCGCCCGATGGACAATGCGGCTACTAGCGGACCAAATGGTGCAATTGGGTTATGTCGAGTCAGTAAGTCATGAAACGGTGAGGCAAGCACTTAAAAAAACGA AACTTCAGCCTTGGAGACAGGAGTGCTGGGTGATTCCTCCTGAACAAAATGCTGAGTTTGTTTGCCAGATGGAGTCAGTGCTACAAGTGTATCAACAATGTTATCATCCTGACTTTCCCGTTGTCTGTCTCGATGAAGCCAGCAAACAACTTGTTAAAGAAACTGTTGAACCAGTTGCCGTAAAACAAAGACAACCCATGCGGCAGGATTACAAGTATGAACGCAACGGTACAGCGAATCTATTCATACTTTGTGAACCGATAGTAGGATGGCGACATTTAAAAGTTACTAAACGTCGAACAGCAGTGGATTATGCTTATCTGCTCAGGGATTTAGTAGATATCCATTATCCTGATGCCTTGTTGATTACAGTGGTGCAAGATAATCTTAATACCCATTCTCCCTCCTCCTTGTACAAAGCGTTTGAGCCTGCTGAGGCACGGCGTATTCTCAATCGCCTAGAGTTTTGTCACACTCCTAAGCATGGCAGTTGGCTGAATATGGCAGAGATAGAATTGAGCATTTTGGCACGTCAATGCTTGAATCGACGTATTCCAGAGTTTGCCGTGTTGCAAACTGAGGTAGCTGCCTGGCAAGAGCAACGCAATCATGAGCAGACTTGGATTAATTGGCGCTTCAACACCGCCGATGCACGGGTCAAACTGCATCGACTCTACCCCTCAATTAAAGCTTGA
- a CDS encoding ATP-binding protein, with protein MRKSLLRSLQNRNTEMFVLREDGSQLLGPPGFNAQPQADSLPAKPLPLVSVKEAQRGLNSYRIETWLDGHTYLTGFARSSGYRDYPGLGWLVLVRQRTDVAFAPAQRLQHQILAWNVALGVLFAILGWLIAEHITRPMLAIATAADRIRQGNTKINIPVVQGRDEVANLSRSLNRLVSTLTMQENDLKISNQQLQMKICELQKAEESLRSSEEKFRQLAEHIQEVFWISDPDVNEIIYISPAYEQIWGKTCESLYANPNSWLDAVYPEDRQHVFPKDRENTCGNYSVEFRIVQPHGSVRWLWTRTFPVRNPRGEVYRIVGLTQDITERKQAEETRQELVQEREISELKSRFIAHASHEFRTPLTAIKMSAAMLEKFNHKASVEQKNRYFDQIQTGVKRLTQLLDNILIISKAEAGKLEFNPTPLNLVDFCHSLIEELHLGTGDQRQITFITQGYCNQICLDETLLRYILTNLLSNAIKYSPQGGNVQFDLICDKDVIFRIQDCGIGIPMADQANLFTSFYRCSNTGKLPGTGLGLVIVKDAVDLHGGQITVESEVGVGTTFTITLPLKCTHATATV; from the coding sequence GTGAGGAAATCGCTATTGCGATCGCTGCAGAATCGCAACACAGAAATGTTTGTTCTTAGAGAAGATGGTAGCCAATTGTTGGGTCCTCCAGGGTTTAACGCGCAACCGCAAGCAGATAGCTTACCAGCAAAGCCTTTACCATTGGTAAGTGTTAAAGAGGCTCAACGTGGGCTAAATAGCTATAGAATTGAAACCTGGCTCGATGGACATACCTATCTAACGGGCTTTGCTCGGAGTAGTGGTTATCGTGATTACCCAGGATTGGGGTGGTTGGTGCTGGTACGGCAGAGAACAGATGTAGCCTTTGCTCCAGCCCAACGGTTACAACACCAAATACTTGCTTGGAACGTTGCATTGGGTGTGTTATTTGCAATTCTAGGTTGGTTAATTGCTGAACATATTACAAGACCAATGTTGGCGATCGCTACCGCAGCCGACCGCATCCGTCAAGGGAATACAAAAATCAACATTCCAGTTGTACAAGGTCGAGATGAAGTTGCAAATCTCTCTAGGTCTCTCAACAGGTTAGTCTCAACGCTAACTATGCAGGAAAATGACTTGAAAATCAGCAATCAACAGTTGCAAATGAAGATCTGCGAACTTCAAAAAGCAGAAGAGTCACTGCGCTCAAGCGAGGAAAAGTTTCGGCAACTTGCAGAACATATTCAAGAGGTTTTCTGGATTAGCGATCCTGATGTGAATGAGATCATCTACATTAGTCCTGCCTACGAGCAAATCTGGGGTAAAACTTGCGAGAGTTTGTACGCTAACCCAAACTCCTGGCTCGATGCTGTTTATCCAGAAGATCGCCAGCATGTGTTTCCCAAAGATCGTGAAAACACTTGTGGAAACTACAGTGTCGAGTTTCGGATCGTGCAGCCTCATGGCTCTGTTCGCTGGCTTTGGACTCGTACGTTTCCAGTCCGCAACCCACGAGGAGAAGTATACCGCATTGTTGGACTGACCCAAGATATCACCGAACGCAAGCAAGCAGAAGAAACACGTCAGGAATTAGTACAAGAAAGAGAGATAAGCGAACTCAAATCTCGTTTCATTGCCCATGCATCGCACGAGTTCCGCACACCATTAACTGCAATCAAAATGAGTGCTGCCATGCTAGAAAAATTCAATCACAAAGCAAGCGTGGAGCAAAAGAATCGATATTTTGACCAAATTCAAACGGGCGTCAAACGTTTAACGCAGTTGTTAGATAATATTCTGATTATTAGTAAAGCAGAAGCAGGAAAACTAGAATTCAACCCAACTCCTCTTAATCTAGTAGACTTCTGTCATTCTTTAATCGAAGAACTACACCTGGGTACTGGCGATCAGCGTCAAATAACGTTTATCACTCAGGGCTACTGCAACCAAATATGCCTAGATGAAACTTTGCTACGATACATTCTCACAAATTTACTTTCAAATGCTATTAAGTATTCCCCTCAAGGTGGCAATGTTCAATTTGACTTAATTTGTGACAAGGATGTAATTTTTCGCATTCAAGATTGCGGAATTGGTATTCCTATGGCAGATCAAGCAAATCTATTTACTTCCTTCTACCGCTGTAGCAACACTGGTAAGCTTCCTGGAACTGGGCTTGGACTAGTCATTGTCAAAGATGCCGTTGACTTACATGGCGGTCAAATCACTGTGGAAAGTGAAGTTGGAGTTGGCACGACTTTTACTATTACGCTACCACTGAAGTGTACACATGCAACAGCAACCGTTTAG
- a CDS encoding ChaN family lipoprotein — MKRFTKKRLLRKLLVLSLGFVWLYSIPTYAANTFSPIESSSLLGKNLGSSPQIVSNLQDVLPHLEKANVVYLGETHDNPQDHQMQLDIIQSLHKRQPKVAIALEMFQRPYQQFLDQYIAEKITEQELLEKTEYKQRWDFPWEYYAPILRYARVNKLPVLALNTPSEITRQVAREGLASLTRQQRQLIPPLTEIRTDNVEYRQLILSAFEQHQQAGHGYGTDIENFFLAQVLWDETMAEKIAQFHQANPRYQVIVLAGQGHIIYGYGIPSRVARRLPKNIIQSSILLSPPEGEVNNIKTIRPIANFIINSPK; from the coding sequence ATGAAACGGTTTACTAAAAAGCGTCTGCTACGCAAACTTTTGGTTTTATCACTAGGATTTGTTTGGTTGTACAGCATTCCAACTTATGCTGCAAATACGTTTTCCCCAATCGAGTCATCTTCTTTACTAGGAAAAAATCTAGGTTCCTCGCCTCAAATAGTCTCTAACCTGCAAGATGTTTTGCCACATCTAGAGAAAGCAAATGTAGTTTATTTAGGAGAAACGCACGATAACCCACAAGATCATCAAATGCAGTTGGATATCATTCAATCCCTGCACAAGCGACAGCCGAAAGTTGCGATCGCCCTAGAAATGTTCCAACGCCCTTATCAACAATTTCTCGATCAATATATTGCTGAAAAAATTACAGAACAAGAACTCTTAGAAAAAACTGAATACAAGCAACGCTGGGACTTTCCGTGGGAATATTATGCTCCAATTCTCCGCTATGCTAGAGTAAACAAATTACCAGTTTTAGCCTTAAACACTCCCTCTGAAATAACTCGCCAGGTTGCCCGCGAGGGATTAGCTAGTCTTACGCGACAACAACGACAACTTATCCCACCTCTTACAGAAATTCGCACAGATAACGTTGAGTATCGTCAACTAATCCTTAGTGCCTTTGAACAACATCAACAAGCTGGACACGGTTATGGCACTGATATAGAAAACTTTTTTCTTGCTCAAGTCCTATGGGATGAAACTATGGCAGAAAAGATTGCTCAGTTTCACCAAGCTAATCCTCGTTATCAAGTTATAGTATTGGCAGGGCAAGGACATATTATTTATGGGTATGGTATTCCTAGTCGCGTTGCTCGTCGCTTACCTAAAAATATTATTCAAAGCTCTATTTTATTAAGTCCTCCAGAAGGAGAGGTTAATAATATCAAGACTATTAGACCAATTGCAAATTTTATTATTAATTCCCCTAAATAA
- a CDS encoding cupin domain-containing protein, with amino-acid sequence MLVQKLSACPEFLAGDSTHLRELLHPDKQAIALRYSLAHATLPVGETSQPHSLKTSEVYYILRGKGEMHIDNETQIVEPGDAIYIPPQAKQFIYSCGDEPLVFICIVDPAWRKEDETVY; translated from the coding sequence ATGCTCGTACAAAAACTCAGCGCCTGTCCTGAATTTCTGGCTGGAGATAGCACGCATCTACGCGAATTATTGCACCCAGACAAACAAGCGATCGCCTTACGCTATAGTTTAGCTCATGCTACTCTACCGGTAGGAGAAACTTCACAGCCACATTCCTTGAAAACATCTGAAGTGTACTACATTCTCCGTGGTAAAGGCGAAATGCATATCGACAATGAAACTCAGATTGTTGAACCTGGTGATGCAATTTATATTCCACCGCAGGCAAAGCAGTTTATTTACAGTTGTGGGGACGAACCATTAGTTTTTATTTGTATTGTCGATCCAGCATGGCGCAAAGAAGATGAAACGGTTTACTAA
- a CDS encoding HlyD family efflux transporter periplasmic adaptor subunit, whose protein sequence is MDTTQQRVKRPTLASSPAQSRQVKQQFASPDEFLSYELGKAIQELPPLYTRLLAGSISLLVFGAIGWAHFSKIDEVAVAPGELIASTQVRPVRALGEGSILAVRVREGDRVNQGDVLVERNSDLPQAEVDRLTRSAQLIGEDLQRLEAERTGAAASGTDLQDQLLSSRMQNFEARQAAAVAEANRQAAVINEARVRLSRLQDNLVNARTTVANAQQNHVNAQSIAEKAKSLQANAEKREASLRTLLEDGAAPRLDYIEAQNAVLQAQAGVTNAEDGITNARSRITEAQDRVSSIEKEITAQAQQVRQAEQAYQAARDQATSLASERQSEILTQLNRRREEQATVQGQLVQAQKQREQEVITAPVDGTIYSIKATSGPVQPGEELLSILPDGEELLLEVRVLNRDIGFIREGMRAKVKLATFPFQEFGTINAEVISVSPNAVNDEKLGLVFPTRLKLARNALQVRGQEVQLTPGMSATGEIVTRRKSVLTFLLEPVTRRFSEAFSVR, encoded by the coding sequence ATGGATACAACGCAGCAAAGAGTAAAACGTCCAACATTAGCTTCCTCACCCGCACAATCACGGCAGGTGAAACAGCAATTTGCCAGCCCCGATGAGTTTCTCTCATACGAGTTGGGTAAAGCAATTCAAGAATTACCACCCTTATATACTAGACTTTTAGCAGGAAGCATTAGTTTACTAGTGTTTGGTGCAATCGGTTGGGCACATTTTAGTAAAATTGACGAAGTTGCAGTAGCGCCAGGAGAATTAATCGCCTCTACACAAGTACGACCAGTGCGCGCACTGGGTGAAGGCTCAATTTTGGCAGTGCGAGTGCGAGAAGGCGATCGCGTAAACCAGGGCGACGTCCTCGTGGAACGAAATTCTGACTTACCTCAAGCCGAAGTTGATCGCTTAACGCGATCGGCGCAATTGATTGGTGAAGATCTTCAACGATTAGAAGCAGAACGCACTGGTGCAGCAGCATCAGGAACCGATCTCCAAGATCAGTTACTCAGTTCTCGGATGCAAAACTTTGAAGCACGTCAAGCAGCAGCAGTAGCCGAAGCAAATCGTCAAGCTGCGGTAATTAACGAAGCGAGAGTACGCTTAAGCCGTCTGCAAGATAACCTTGTAAATGCAAGAACGACTGTAGCTAATGCCCAGCAAAACCATGTTAACGCTCAGAGTATTGCGGAAAAAGCTAAAAGCTTACAAGCAAACGCTGAAAAACGCGAAGCTAGTCTACGTACTCTTTTAGAAGACGGTGCAGCACCCCGCCTTGATTACATTGAAGCACAAAATGCTGTTTTGCAAGCGCAAGCAGGTGTCACTAACGCCGAAGACGGAATTACCAACGCGCGATCGCGGATTACCGAAGCACAAGATCGAGTTTCATCGATAGAAAAAGAAATTACAGCCCAAGCACAACAAGTCCGCCAAGCTGAACAAGCGTATCAAGCTGCACGCGATCAAGCAACAAGTTTGGCATCAGAACGCCAAAGCGAAATTTTAACGCAACTCAACAGACGGCGCGAAGAACAAGCAACAGTTCAAGGACAACTAGTTCAAGCACAAAAACAGCGCGAGCAAGAAGTCATCACGGCTCCAGTCGATGGCACAATTTATAGCATCAAAGCAACAAGTGGACCAGTACAACCTGGAGAAGAGCTGCTGTCGATTCTACCTGATGGCGAAGAATTATTACTAGAAGTTCGAGTTCTTAACCGCGATATTGGCTTTATTCGCGAGGGAATGCGTGCAAAAGTCAAGTTAGCAACTTTCCCTTTCCAAGAATTTGGCACAATCAATGCTGAAGTGATTAGTGTGAGTCCTAATGCTGTTAATGACGAAAAGCTAGGCTTAGTATTTCCCACACGACTCAAACTAGCGAGAAATGCACTGCAAGTTCGCGGGCAAGAAGTACAGTTAACTCCAGGGATGAGTGCAACAGGTGAAATTGTCACACGCCGTAAATCGGTCTTAACGTTCTTGCTTGAACCAGTAACACGTCGCTTTAGTGAGGCATTTTCTGTAAGGTAA
- a CDS encoding FAD-dependent monooxygenase encodes MHTAKIIIVGGGIGGAATALALDRAGFDFTVYERSQQLREVGAGIALWANATHILKNLGLLEDAIQVGCLTTNYQFNSQRGKELVNIAVDGFELPVVGIHRAELHQLLGCNVPREKFILGETFERFERNRNRVCAYFTSGLSIEGDALIGADGLRSRVRALLLGDQPPTYRNFKTWRGLTDYIPSEYRPGYIQEFLGRGKGFGLMMLGKGKMYWYAAATAPEAQPDAAIGRKKELEMIYQDWFPSIPELIAATEEANILTTDLYDRPPTKPWSQQNITLLGDAAHPMLPTDKELVLRWRMRMSLPNACKH; translated from the coding sequence ATGCATACAGCAAAAATAATCATTGTTGGTGGTGGAATTGGCGGTGCAGCAACAGCATTAGCTTTAGACCGTGCTGGTTTTGATTTCACAGTTTACGAGCGTTCGCAACAATTACGCGAGGTTGGGGCTGGTATTGCACTTTGGGCAAACGCAACACATATCTTGAAGAATTTAGGTTTACTCGAAGATGCGATTCAGGTTGGCTGTCTCACCACAAATTATCAGTTCAACTCGCAACGCGGTAAAGAGTTAGTAAACATAGCTGTAGATGGTTTTGAGTTGCCTGTCGTGGGAATTCATCGCGCTGAATTACATCAGTTACTGGGGTGCAATGTTCCTCGTGAAAAGTTCATTTTAGGAGAAACCTTTGAGCGATTTGAGCGTAATAGAAATCGAGTTTGTGCTTACTTTACGTCGGGTTTGAGCATTGAAGGAGATGCTTTGATTGGTGCGGATGGTTTGCGATCGCGGGTGCGAGCATTACTCTTGGGCGATCAACCGCCAACGTACCGCAATTTTAAAACTTGGCGCGGTTTGACCGATTATATTCCGAGTGAATATCGCCCTGGCTATATTCAAGAGTTTTTAGGGCGTGGCAAAGGTTTCGGCTTGATGATGCTGGGCAAGGGAAAAATGTATTGGTATGCCGCAGCTACTGCACCAGAAGCTCAACCAGATGCGGCGATCGGGCGCAAAAAAGAGTTGGAGATGATTTATCAAGACTGGTTTCCATCGATTCCTGAATTGATTGCTGCCACTGAAGAAGCTAACATTTTGACGACAGATCTTTACGATCGCCCCCCAACCAAACCTTGGAGTCAGCAAAATATAACGCTACTTGGTGATGCTGCTCATCCTATGCTACCAACGGACAAGGAGCTTGTACTGCGTTGGAGGATGCGTATGTCATTGCCAAATGCTTGCAAACATTAG
- a CDS encoding TetR/AcrR family transcriptional regulator — protein sequence MARQAKPEKVQSAKKFRDAEATQAIILAAAEAEFAQHGLMAARTEAIAAKTGMAKSMIYYYFKDKEGLYQAVLERSHADLLQTTQQLDLEELSPEAALEKFLMALLDCVARNPKLPTIMFHEAVQNQGKYYKRSSSLSIDTTLVNILERGVALGVFRKLDPFVSAINIMGSCLFYFIGAGNIQQHPQAKRLLSKAMLEKHTQEAIAFILAGVRKSRKIEQT from the coding sequence GTGGCGCGTCAAGCAAAACCTGAAAAAGTACAGAGTGCTAAGAAGTTCCGAGATGCTGAGGCAACTCAAGCTATTATTTTGGCAGCAGCAGAAGCAGAATTTGCGCAACACGGTTTAATGGCTGCGAGAACTGAAGCGATCGCCGCTAAAACAGGTATGGCGAAGTCGATGATTTATTATTATTTCAAAGACAAAGAAGGTTTATATCAAGCAGTCTTAGAGCGATCGCACGCCGACCTTTTACAAACTACCCAACAATTAGATTTAGAAGAACTGTCTCCTGAAGCAGCATTAGAGAAATTTCTGATGGCGTTACTTGATTGTGTAGCACGTAACCCGAAATTACCAACGATCATGTTCCATGAAGCAGTACAAAATCAGGGGAAATATTACAAACGCAGTAGTTCTTTAAGCATTGACACAACCTTGGTAAATATCTTAGAGCGAGGAGTTGCTTTAGGAGTATTTCGTAAGCTCGATCCTTTTGTGTCAGCAATCAATATTATGGGAAGTTGTTTGTTCTATTTCATTGGCGCGGGAAATATCCAGCAACATCCTCAAGCTAAGCGGCTTTTGAGTAAAGCAATGTTAGAAAAGCATACGCAAGAGGCGATCGCATTCATCTTAGCAGGTGTGCGAAAATCACGAAAGATTGAGCAGACTTGA
- a CDS encoding DUF6888 family protein, with product MDERTGNIFLLAGEENIIEIYANGRWRYIA from the coding sequence ATGGATGAACGCACAGGAAACATTTTTCTTTTAGCAGGAGAGGAAAATATCATAGAAATATACGCCAATGGTAGATGGAGGTACATCGCATGA
- a CDS encoding DUF6887 family protein, with amino-acid sequence MSKLNFQAMTQKELHDYVLAHRDDQEAFYTYVDKLHAEGNWIEMPPLQSLQDLENYPEFTKRFRDDSKP; translated from the coding sequence ATGAGTAAACTTAACTTTCAAGCAATGACTCAAAAGGAATTGCACGATTACGTCCTTGCCCATCGGGACGATCAAGAGGCTTTTTATACTTATGTAGACAAACTCCATGCAGAAGGAAATTGGATTGAAATGCCACCGTTGCAGTCATTGCAAGACTTAGAAAATTATCCTGAATTTACTAAGCGTTTTCGTGATGATTCAAAGCCGTAA
- a CDS encoding serine/threonine-protein kinase: MLGKLIRDRYQIVQVLNTEGFCHTYLAKDTHQHHPTTYIIKHFQSISDHPESLVTLRGLFIREVEALKRLGDYDRVPKLLDDFEENQEFYLVQEFIAGNPLSTELEPGQSWSESQVIKLLQEVLLILEFIHSHGLIHRNIQPENIIRRQHDDRLVLVDFSSVKQAWTRVVTNQGKTSSNYFLSGPGTIAIGTAGYMPTEQAQGRPRPNSDVYALGIIGIQALTGLNPTQFTQNFETGEISWQNRCQVSPELANVLNNTICYHYRDRYQSATEALQALQPLVKKQSLSPRVVSKKTPKPNSNTTDLGKLKQQGERSGPTFLSTSLLVGSLIGSVAAILIIGGNYYFTRSPQRTPERIPSSPSPTTLNKIVLDTTLSGHSDTVWSVAVRPNSQDILSGSSDRTIKLWNLSSGQVLQTFSRHSGSVWSVAVSPDGQRFASGSGDNTADVWDLATERFLYTLAGHSGTVWSTAFSPDSETLATGSDDQTIRLWSVSTGKEFAQLSGHSGAVRAIAFSFDGQHLVSGSSDTTIKVWDFRSGKVLRTLQGHSDRVLTVAISPDSQLLVSGSVDRTIKIWQLSTGKLLHTLSGNSHWVNAVAISPDGNLLASGIGRKLEVWDLNTRERRYIPFQEASDITSIFFSADSQHLISSSRDNSIKILRL; the protein is encoded by the coding sequence ATGTTAGGCAAGCTAATACGCGATCGCTATCAGATTGTTCAAGTCCTCAATACAGAAGGATTCTGTCACACATACCTTGCCAAAGATACCCATCAGCATCACCCAACAACTTATATTATTAAACATTTTCAGTCTATCAGTGACCATCCTGAGTCTTTGGTCACTCTGAGAGGATTATTTATTAGAGAAGTGGAAGCCTTAAAAAGACTAGGTGACTACGACCGAGTTCCTAAGCTGCTAGATGATTTTGAAGAGAATCAAGAGTTTTATCTAGTACAAGAATTCATCGCGGGAAATCCACTAAGTACAGAACTTGAACCTGGACAGAGCTGGAGTGAAAGCCAAGTCATTAAGCTACTGCAAGAAGTCTTACTTATTTTAGAGTTTATTCATAGTCACGGGCTAATTCATCGCAATATTCAACCGGAAAATATTATTAGAAGACAACACGACGATCGCTTGGTGTTAGTAGATTTTAGTTCTGTAAAACAAGCTTGGACACGAGTAGTTACTAATCAAGGCAAAACGAGTTCTAACTATTTTCTCAGTGGACCTGGAACAATTGCCATTGGGACAGCAGGCTATATGCCAACCGAACAAGCCCAAGGAAGACCACGTCCAAATAGCGATGTATATGCCCTGGGAATAATTGGAATTCAGGCTTTGACAGGCTTAAATCCCACACAATTTACCCAAAACTTTGAAACAGGGGAAATTAGCTGGCAAAATCGATGTCAGGTTAGTCCAGAGCTTGCTAATGTGCTGAATAACACGATCTGCTATCACTATAGAGATCGCTACCAGAGTGCAACTGAAGCACTGCAAGCACTACAGCCTTTAGTTAAAAAGCAGTCACTTTCTCCAAGAGTTGTGAGTAAGAAAACTCCAAAACCAAATTCAAACACGACTGATTTGGGTAAATTAAAACAGCAAGGAGAAAGAAGCGGTCCTACTTTTCTGAGTACTTCGCTACTCGTTGGGAGTTTGATTGGTAGTGTCGCTGCTATTTTAATTATTGGCGGTAACTATTATTTCACGCGATCGCCCCAACGTACTCCAGAACGAATACCTTCCTCGCCGTCCCCAACTACGCTTAACAAGATTGTATTAGATACAACACTCTCAGGACATTCTGATACTGTCTGGTCAGTGGCGGTAAGACCCAATAGTCAAGATATCCTAAGTGGTAGTAGCGATCGCACAATTAAATTATGGAATCTCAGCAGTGGTCAAGTACTGCAGACTTTTTCTCGGCATTCTGGTTCAGTCTGGTCAGTTGCAGTTAGTCCTGATGGGCAAAGGTTTGCTAGTGGTAGTGGTGACAACACTGCTGATGTTTGGGATTTAGCAACAGAAAGATTTTTGTATACACTTGCTGGACATTCTGGCACAGTTTGGTCTACAGCTTTTAGTCCAGATAGTGAAACTCTTGCCACTGGAAGTGACGATCAAACAATTCGTCTATGGAGTGTGAGTACAGGAAAAGAATTTGCTCAGTTATCAGGACATTCTGGTGCCGTCAGAGCGATCGCATTTAGTTTTGATGGGCAACATTTAGTCAGTGGAAGTAGTGACACGACAATTAAAGTTTGGGACTTTCGTAGTGGAAAAGTTTTAAGAACATTGCAAGGACATAGCGATCGCGTTCTTACTGTTGCAATTAGTCCTGATAGTCAATTACTTGTCAGCGGTAGTGTAGACAGAACAATCAAAATTTGGCAACTTAGCACTGGAAAGTTACTGCATACTTTATCTGGTAATTCTCATTGGGTAAACGCCGTTGCCATCAGTCCTGATGGTAATTTACTTGCGAGTGGTATTGGGAGAAAATTGGAAGTTTGGGATCTAAATACGAGAGAGAGGAGATATATACCTTTTCAAGAAGCAAGTGACATTACTTCTATCTTTTTCAGCGCAGATAGCCAGCATCTTATTAGCAGTAGCAGAGATAATTCTATCAAAATTTTGCGGCTGTAA